In the Theobroma cacao cultivar B97-61/B2 chromosome 1, Criollo_cocoa_genome_V2, whole genome shotgun sequence genome, one interval contains:
- the LOC108661426 gene encoding uncharacterized protein LOC108661426, translating into MLYHTTWLVAKLDPIKYIFEKPCLSGRVARWQVLLSEYDIVYVSQKSIKGSVIANFLANRANKDYESVSFDFSDEDLMAVLHIKNGGPNELNPWKVYFDGASNALGHGIGAVLISPNGKYYPVTARLNFNCTNNMAEYEALVMGLQAAIEMKADAIDVYGDSTLVICQMRDEWETRDSNLVPYKKLVTELSKQFKKISFNHLPREENQIADALATLAAMFKIKEAADVRPFDLEVREVFAHCLNVEEEVNGKPWYHDIMQYIKHQAYLENVTNNDKRTLKRLAMSFFLSGEVLYKRSRDQVLWRCVDVAEANKIMKEVHEGTCGAHANEHMLARQIMRAGYYWLTLESDCINFARKCHKCQVEAASYANVTQKVVCRFIQKEIICRYGLPKKIITNNASNLNGAMVKEVCTKFKIKHHNSTTYRPKMNGAVEAANKNIKKIVEKMTEVYKDWHEKLPFALHAYRTSVRTSTGATPYSLVYGTKAVLPVEVEIPSLRVLMETELEDAEWVRFRYEQLNLIEEKRLAALCHGQMYQRRMIRAYEKKVHPRQFREGELALKRILPNQTNFRG; encoded by the exons ATGTTGTATCACACAACATGGTTGGTGGCGAAATTAGATCCCATCAAGTATATCTTTGAAAAACCCTGCCTGTCTGGAAGAGTAGCTCGATGGCAAGTTCTATTGTCTGAGTATGACATTGTGTATGTGtcccaaaaatcaatcaaagggAGCGTCATCGCTAATTTCCTTGCAAATCGAGCTAATAAGGATTATGAATCtgtaagttttgatttttcagaTGAAGATTTGATGGCCGTCTTGCACATAAAAAATGGTGGTCCCAATGAACTTAATCCATGGAAGGTGTACTTTGATGGAGCATCCAATGCTTTGGGGCACGGAATCGGGGCAGTGTTGATTTCTCCAAATGGAAAGTACTATCCAGTCACGGCGAGATTGAATTTCAATTGTACTAACAATATGGCGGAGTATGAGGCGTTGGTAATGGGATTACAAGCAGCAATTGAGATGAAGGCTGACGCGATAGATGTTTACGGAGATTCGACTTTAGTGATATGTCAAATGAGAGACGAATGGGAAACTAGAGATTCTAATCTAGTTCCATATAAAAAGCTGGTTACAGAATTAAGCAAACAGTTCAAAAAAATCAGCTTCAACCATTTGCCTCGAGAAGAGAATCAGATTGCTGATGCTTTGGCCACCCTCGCAGcgatgttcaaaataaaagaggcGGCTGATGTACGCCCTTTTGATTTAGAAGTCCGTGAAGTCTTCGCACACTgcttgaatgttgaagaagaggTTAATGGTAAGCCGTGGTATCATGATATCATGCAATACATCAAACACCAGGCATATCTTGAGAATGTCACGAACAATGACAAGCGAACTCTTAAAAGATTAGCAATGAGTTTCTTCCTTAGCGGAGAAGTGCTCTACAAAAGGAGTCGAGATCAAGTACTCTGGAGATGCGTGGATGTTGCGGAAGccaacaaaataatgaaagaagTCCACGAAGGAACTTGTGGAGCTCATGCTAATGAACATATGTTGGCTAGACAAATTATGAGAGCTGGTTACTATTGGTTGACATTGGAATCAGACTGCATAAACTTTGCTCGAAAATGCCACAAGTGTCAA GTAGAAGCAGCTTCCTATGCTAATGTGACACAAAAGGTGGTGTGCAGGTTCATTCAAAAGGAGATCATATGTCGATATGGGCTGCCGAAAAAGATCATTACTAATAATGCAAGCAATTTGAATGGTGCGATGGTGAAAGAGGTTTGCACTAAATTCAAGATCAAGCATCATAACTCGACGACTTACCGTCCGAAGATGAACGGAGCGGTAGAGGCAgccaacaaaaatatcaaaaagatTGTCGAAAAGATGACTGAAGTTTATAAAGACTGGCATGAGAAGCTTCCTTTTGCCTTGCATGCATATCGAACTTCTGTGCGTACCTCCACCGGGGCAACTCCGTACTCATTAGTGTATGGTACAAAAGCAGTTCTACCTGTTGAAGTagaaatcccatcattgaGAGTGTTGATGGAAACAGAATTGGAAGATGCTGAGTGGGTCCGTTTCCGCTACGAGCAATTGAATCTGATTGAAGAGAAAAGGCTTGCGGCTCTTTGTCATGGTCAGATGTACCAACGAAGGATGATTCGAGCATATGAGAAAAAAGTTCATCCCAGGCAGTTTCGAGAAGGAGAGTTGGCTCTCAAGAGAATACTCCCTAATCAAACTAATTTTCGGGGATAG